The following coding sequences lie in one Jonesia denitrificans DSM 20603 genomic window:
- a CDS encoding histidine phosphatase family protein yields the protein MTSTNHLTVLLWRHAPTPDNERGRLQGRRDTPTHPAGLEVGRAGGELMLGRHGTPREIWSSPLQRASETAQLLTDLCRVPWSVDEQMTQRSYGVWEGLTVDQLAQDFPEELAIRNAGGDPDIPGWETGIDVGRRVAGTVTRHVTRVWENDDLRTMVTSGGPLVFVSHGSAIAAGARRLLNLPEQPNILGHINHAHWVELRYQPDGAAGVGAVWTLQAYNVGPH from the coding sequence GTGACCTCCACCAACCACCTCACCGTGCTGCTGTGGCGGCACGCACCCACCCCCGATAACGAGCGCGGCCGCTTGCAAGGGCGGCGCGACACCCCAACCCATCCTGCAGGACTTGAGGTGGGCCGTGCTGGGGGTGAGTTGATGCTCGGCCGGCACGGGACACCCCGTGAAATCTGGTCGTCGCCCCTGCAACGAGCGAGCGAAACCGCGCAGCTTCTCACCGATCTCTGCCGGGTGCCCTGGAGCGTTGACGAGCAGATGACCCAGCGCAGCTATGGCGTATGGGAAGGGCTAACAGTAGACCAACTTGCACAGGACTTTCCCGAGGAATTGGCCATCCGGAACGCGGGTGGCGACCCCGACATTCCCGGGTGGGAAACAGGAATCGATGTGGGGAGACGCGTGGCGGGGACGGTCACGCGCCACGTGACACGCGTCTGGGAAAACGACGACCTCCGCACCATGGTTACGTCTGGTGGGCCATTGGTGTTTGTGAGCCATGGTTCGGCCATTGCCGCTGGTGCGCGTCGGTTATTGAACCTCCCCGAACAGCCCAATATTTTGGGACATATTAACCATGCTCATTGGGTTGAACTGCGCTACCAACCTGACGGCGCCGCCGGCGTAGGGGCAGTGTGGACGTTGCAGGCCTACAACGTGGGACCGCACTAA
- a CDS encoding DUF6318 family protein, producing MGGVNFLSFSLRGFRVRRAAALASLMFVVFLAGGCSTENEGGGEQSTSPTNQETSAEPEATPEPEGTPTVVEVDPPVKPEAMSSDGEGGAVAALEYFFDVLSYSFATRDTTLLDDISYEQCSFCANINAEIEAMSNTEENYRNVIWKLDEVLSVDVDREVAFTIKGAFTVTTKFDEEKTDGVVTTDGIFTVGYKNGEWELIEVSKP from the coding sequence ATGGGTGGCGTGAATTTTCTTTCTTTCTCTTTACGGGGTTTTCGTGTGCGGCGCGCGGCTGCGTTGGCGTCGTTGATGTTTGTCGTTTTTCTTGCTGGTGGTTGTTCCACTGAGAACGAAGGCGGTGGTGAGCAGTCGACGTCACCGACTAACCAAGAAACCAGTGCTGAACCGGAGGCTACGCCAGAGCCAGAGGGAACCCCCACTGTTGTGGAGGTTGACCCGCCAGTGAAACCGGAAGCGATGTCTTCTGATGGTGAAGGTGGGGCGGTTGCTGCCCTTGAATACTTCTTCGATGTTCTTAGCTATAGTTTTGCCACGCGTGACACGACGCTTCTCGACGACATCAGCTACGAACAGTGCTCGTTTTGTGCGAACATCAATGCTGAAATAGAAGCGATGAGTAACACCGAAGAAAACTATAGAAATGTCATTTGGAAACTCGACGAAGTGCTCTCGGTGGATGTCGACCGTGAAGTCGCCTTCACTATCAAAGGCGCTTTTACAGTAACGACGAAATTTGATGAAGAAAAAACTGATGGTGTGGTCACAACTGATGGGATATTCACGGTAGGTTACAAAAATGGAGAATGGGAACTGATTGAGGTTTCAAAACCGTGA